The nucleotide sequence GCATCGATGACGATGGAAGCGCCCTCCTTCGTGCTCTTCAGCAGACATCCTCCCTACCTGTTCTCTCAACAAGGGCGGGAGGAGTAGACCTCGTGCCGGCAGGACGGGGGCTTGCGGAAGCGAGGCAGAGATTTGCTGGATATGCCGGAAGGGAACTCTTGATGCGATGCCTCAGGCATACGGAAGGATCATGGGACTTTGTCATCGCTGACTGTCCACCCAGTTTAGGAATTCTTACGATGAACGCCTTGAAGGCGAGCCCCCATGTCGTCATCCCTGTGGAAGCCAATTATCTCTCCTATGTGGGATTGATGCAGATGATGGAGGCAGTAAATTTGTTCCGATCGGAAAATCCAGCCCTCTCCGTCAGCGCCATACTCCCCTGCAGGGCTCAGATGCGGCGGCGCATACACAGTGAGTTTCTTGCGAAGATGGAGGAGCTTCTGCCAGGAGGGATTGGACCGACGGTCCGCGAGAACGTGTCCCTCGCCGAGGCGCCGAGGAGCGGGCTGCCGGCTGTGCTCTACTCGCCGCACTCACATGGGGCGCACGATTATCGGCAAGTCGCTCAATGGCTCCTGTACCGGATCGGATCGTAAGTGCCGTAAACACTTGAGCGCCGATCCTCGCTATTCCTCGTTTCCGCCGCCATATAACCCGCGCAAAAAGGCTAGAGGATTGTCCCTCCGGTCCTGCCCTTTGTTCTCATAACCATTCCTGAGACGGTCTTCTAACGTCCGGACAGTCTCGTGATCGTCAAAGGTCTTCGCAACGCACATGTGAGTGAGATCGACGAGGAGGGAGCAACAACGCAATGATACTACCAGAGACTCCGGCAAAGGAGTCTCGCAGCCTAGGAAGTGTTGAGCGACATCACAAGAGAAGAGAGACAATTGCTGACCTTCCCCGGCTTCACTATACCTCTTGTAATACAGGATACAGTCGTGTAACTCTTCTCCCAGGATCTGTTCGCACAACAGAGGAACAAACTCTTCTGCCACTGACGGAGCCAGGTAAGCATGCTCTCGGAGCAGGCGGGAAAGGAGGGTCGCCTGATAAGCCTTTACGGTGCAGGCAGTCTTTCTCGCAAGATCATCACTCAAGGGTTGAGCCGCACGATATCCGGCCGTTTCTTTCAAGGATTCGAGGCATGAATGAAACCACAGGCGCCTGACATCTTCCAGGTCATCGCAGAGGTTTGCAGTCAGGGCAGGCAACTCTCTGCGACGCCGCCGCGAATGAAACAGTCTTGAATAAAGTCTCATCTCAGTTTCCTCTTAAGCCCCATGGCTTCTTACCCCAAATAAACAAGGACTCAGGGAACTCCATAGAGTGATACACCGCCACGGGATTGACGGGGTCTTCCGCCCCGCTTGACGCGGCAAAGTGCCCGCGAACTGACTGAACTATACCAGATTATTGTTGCAGAATGATGAATCTCGCGTTAAATTTTCACTCCCTGCTGAAGGAGTCAGCTTTCATTGTTCACGGATCTTTAACAGTACCGTCATACTCCTGCAATGGTGCCCCGAATAGAATTATGAGGAGAACCCTTGCGTTGGTGGGATGAAGTCATGTGTCCTTTGAGCGTCAATAAGCCGAAACTCTGCAAAGCCGCCTTGTCATCGCTGATGATAGATCTCACATACTGCTCTACCCCTGCATGGCATGACAGATGTGTAATCTATGCGATCGAGTCGCGGCGGCACAGCAAGAGGAAGAGGCGGACCTCAGTGAAGGAGGCCCAAAAAGGATCGGAGCGGGTCGACGCGGGCATATGTTTCCTTTGCCGCAGGAGTACGGGCTGCAGATGCGATACCGGCGCGCCCGCGCCTCCATAAAAACCCTTTTCTCCCGTATGATATAATGGTGTGCTTTACGCCGTGTCTGCCTTTTGCAGATGACGGCAGTCGACGGCCTTTTTGACGGGGGTTGCGTGATATGAGCATATTCAAGATCATGGTGCTCGCGATCGTGCAGGGCGCTGCTGAACTGCTGCCGGTATCGAGTTCCGCACATGTCATTGTGGCAGAGAAACTCATGGGGCTTGATCCCACGCGCCCTGAAATGACCCTGCTGCTCGTGATGCTCCACACGGGCACCATGTTCGCCGTCATAGGGTTTTTCTGGAGAGCATGGAAGCGACATTTTTTTGCTTCCCGCAAAGTGTTTCTAACTTCAGCGAAATTCGTTGCCCTCGCCACAGTCTTCACGGCGGTGGCGGGCCTCTCTCTGAAACTCCTCATCGAGAAACTCTTTATGAAGGATCTCCCTCATGCCGAAATAGAGTTGCTCTTCGGAAATTTGGTTCTGATCTCGATCTCCCTTGCCACAGTCGGCATTTTGATCATCATCGCGGGATGGAAAGCCCATGAGCGCCGGGAAGCACCGTCGGCATTGGACACGAGGAGGTCGATCTGGATAGGGATTATGCAGGGTGTCTGCCTGCCATTCCGCGGCTTTTCCCGTTCAGGGGCGACGATCTCGACGGGGCTCCTCTTGGGGATCGAAAGAGCAAGGATAGAGGAATTCAGTTTTGCCCTCGCCGTTGTCCTTACTCCGCCCGTTATCGTCCGGGAAGTCCTGAGGCTCTTGAAGGCGCACCACATGAGCCCGTCAATGTCAGCAAGTATGATGAGTCTCTTCTACCCGAGTCTCCTTGGGATGGTATTGAGTTTTGGCACCGGTATCCTGGCCCTTCGCTGGTTGTCCGACTGGCTGGAGCGCGGGCGCTGGCATTTTTTTGGAATATACTGTCTTTGCGCCTCCCTTGCCGTTTTCCTCCTTCACGTCACACTCTTCTCGTAAGGCAGACCCTTCCCTGTTTTCGAACGAACCCCTCCGTCGGTCTGAGGTTGGCCCAGAGGTCTTTCAGCGGTTCCGCAAAATTTCACACAATTGTAATATTCTGTTAATTATCTGTTAACAATTGCGTTGTATGCTCTAAATCGTGAAGAGAGAAAAGAGAAAGATACTTTTCATCTGCGGCTCCCTCAACCAGACCACCATCATGCATAAGATAGCAAACCATCTCGTCGAACATGAATGCTTCTTCACCCCCTATTACGGAGACGGCATCGTGAAGGCTCTTACCGAAAGGGGACTGCTTGATTTCACGGTGCTCGGCGGACGGTTCAGGGAACATACCGAAGGGCATTTCCAGAAGCATGGCCTCAAGATCGATTACCGGGGTGAACGGAACTCCTACGACCTCGTGGTAACCTGTCAGGACCTCATTATCCAGAAGAACATTAGGGACAAGAAGATCGTGCTCGTGCAGGAAGGGATGACGGATCCCGAGAACGCTGTCTATCATCTCGTGCGCACACTGAGGCTGCCCCGGTATCTTGCGAGTACCGCGATGACAGGGCTTTCCCATTCCTACGAGAAATTCTGCGTTGCCTCCGAAGGATACCGGGAGCTCTTCGTGCGAAAGGGAGTTGATCCGAAGAAGATCGCCGTTACCGGCCTGCCCAACTTCGACAATATCGAAAGGCATCGTTTCAGTGATTTCCCGCACAAGAATTTCACGCTCGTCGCCACATCCGATGCGAGAGAGACATTCAAGCCCGACAACAGGAAGCGATTTATCAGAGAGGCGCAAGAGATCTCCAACGGCAGACCCATGATATTCAAGCTCCACCCCAATGAGAAGACCGAGCGCGCGAATGAGATCAAGAGGATTGTCCCCGAGGCCCTCGTCTTCCAGGACTGCGATATCAATCCGATGATCGCGAATTGCGATGTGCTGATCACCCAGTATTCTTCCGTCTCTTTTGTCGGCCTTGCCCTCGGCAAGGAGGTCCACTCCTATTTTGACAGGGAAGAGCTGAAACGGCTGCTGCCCATTCAGAACGGTGGCAGATCAGCCGAAAATATTGCGCAGGTATGCCGGGAGCATCTCGCATGAGGATACTTGGGGTTATCCAGGCCCGCTGCGGGTCCACCAGGCTCCCGGGAAAGGTCATGCTGCCCCTCGCCGGCAAGGCAGCGCTGGTCCGGCTCGTCGAACGGGTCCTGAGATCGGCTCTGCTGACGCATACCGTCGTCGCGACGACAACGGCATCCGAAGACGATGCAATCCTGAATCTCTGTGAACGCGAAGGCTTTTCCTGCTTCAGGGGCCATCCTTCCGACCTCCTCGACAGACACTACAGGACAGGCCTTGCCTTCGGAGCTGACACGGTCGTGAAAATACCCTCCGATTGTCCCCTCATCGATCCGAAGATCATCGACCGTGTTGTCGCCTTTTACGAAGGGAATCGCGGTTCCCTCGATTTTGTGAGCAATCTCCATCCTGCCTCCTATCCTGATGGAAATGACGTCGAGGTCATTCCCATGGAAGTCCTTGAGGCGGCATGGAAGGAGGCTGACAAGACCTTCGAGAGGGAGCATACCACACCGTTCATTTGGGACAACCCGGAGAGATTTCGTATCGGAAATGTCACGTGGGAAACGGGCTTCGACTACTCGATGAGCCATCGGTGGGTGCTCGATTACCGCGAGGATTATCAATTCATAGAGAGGGTATACGACGAACTTTACCCCCGTAACCCTTCGTTCGACATGAAAGAGATTCTTCAACTCCTCGATGAAAAGCCGCATATCCAGGAGATCAACAGGAGACATGCAGGAGTGATCTGGTACCGGCATCATGCCAATGAACTGAAGACAATAGGGCCTGCGCAGGCCGCATGGAAGGCTGGAGCGTGACGCAGCGCATGAGTAATATGAGCACGAGAAATGCGGAAGAGCTCCGGCTCAGAAAGGCATCGAGAAAGGTCCGGGAGCACATCTTACGGATGTCGGCCAGGGGGGGATGCTTTGTCGGCTCGGCCCTCTCATGTGCCGATGTCCTGCTCTTTCTTTACACAAATTTCTTGAATATCTCGAGAGAAACGCTCTGCGACGACAACCGGGACTACCTTTTTCTCTCCAAGGGACACGCCGTGCCTGCTCTCTATGCTGTTCTGGCAGAAACGGGCGTCCTCGATCCGGCCCGGTTGCATGATCATCTCAGCATCGCGGACTCAATCTACTGGCATCCGAACGCCGCTATCCCCGGCGTCGAATTTCACTCAGGCTCACTCGGACATATCCTTCCGGTGGCTGCGGGAGTTGCTATCGACTGCGCGATGAGAAGGCTTTCAAACAGGGTCGTCGTTATTCTCGGTGACGGGGAACTGAACGAAGGGTCCATATGGGAAGCGCTTCTCGTTGCCGCCAGCCAGGGGCTGGAGAATCTTGTCATCGTTGTAGACAGGAACAGGTTTCAGGCCAACTGCATGACCGAAGATCTTGTCCGTCTGGAGCCCCTTGCGGCAAAATTCGCGGCCTTCCGAACATCGGTGCGAACGGTTGACGGCCATGATTTCGCCGACCTTGCAAGGGTCTTCAGGGGCCTTCCCTTCGAAAAAGGTATGCCTTCCGTAGTCATAGCAGCTACGGTGAGAGGCAAGGGGCTCCCTGAGTTGGAGGGGCGCGTAGACAAATGGTTCTGCAATTTCTCTTCTGAGGAGGCAGAGATGCTGGCGGCGAAGCTCGTATGAAAAGCGGCGTGAAGGCGGAGAGCTATGCCGGATGTCTCAAGGATATCACCCTTGAAGACAGTCGCCTTGTGGTGCTGACCGCCGAAAACAGGGCCGCAATCCGTGAAATAACGGACAGCCTGGAAGGCCGGTTCATAGATGTCGGCATCGCAGAGCAGGCGATGATCGGCATTGCTGCCGGACTCGCCCTGCGGGGGAGAATCCCGGTCGTCCATGCCCTCGCCGCCTTTCTCACCATGCGCGGCTTCGAGTTCATCAGGACCGATATCGGAATTCCGGGACTTCCGGTGAAGCTCGTTGGGGGAGTTCCTGGATTCCTCTCTACCGCAAACGGTCCGACCCATCAGGCGATCGAGGATATCGCCCTCATGCGGTTAGTGCCGGCCATGCAGATATTCTGCCCTTCCGATGAGGCGGACATGCTCATAGGACTGAAGACAATGATCGACAGTCCCGCTCCATGCTATATGCGCTACAACGACCTCCATCCGGTGACCGATCATTCCCCGGCTTTCGAGATCGGAAAGGCCGAGGTAATCTCTCCCGGTGAGGACGTGATGATTCTCACTTACGGGATCCTCCTCAAAGAGGCGATCACCGCAAGGGAGATTCTTAAAACGAAGGGCATATCGGCGGGGGTCGTGAACATGCGGACCCTGAAGCCCGTCGATGAGGAGCTCATCGTGGAGGCAGCGTCGCGCCGTTCTCTCATCGTTGCCCTTGAAGACCATTTCCATTCAGGCGGACTTTATTCGATCATATGCGAAATTCTTACAGCGCGCAGGGTGCCTGGAAACGTTATGCCGATAAACCTGAAGGACCGGTGGTTCCGTCCGGCCCCGCTTCAGGACGTACTCTTCTCCGAGAGGTTCAGAGGCGAGGACATCGCCGAATCAATTGCCAAGGAGCTTGAAAAGCATGCCGAATACGCTCGATCTTAACCAATCCTTTCCTGAGATCACGAAATCTGATGAACTCTATCGCAGGGCCGTCGGCCTGATACCGGCCGCCACACAGACCCTTGCCAAGGGGCCGGGGCAATATGTTCGGGGGATAGCACCCAAGTACCTCGTAAGGGGAAAGGGAAGCCACGTGTGGGATGCGGACGGCAATGAATACCTTGACTTCACCATGGCCGTAGGCCCTCTCTCACTGGGGTACTGTTACGAAAAAGTGGACAACGCAATCAGGGCTCAGCTGGAGGAAGGGATTACCTTCTCGATGATGCACCCCCTCGAGGTCGAGGTTGCAGAGCTCATCAGGGAGATGGTCCCCAATGCAGCATGCGTGCGCTTCAGCAAGACCGGCGCCGACGTGACGTCGGCTGCGGTGCGGTTGGCCAGGGCTTATACGGGAAAGAACAAGATCCTCTGCTGCGGTTACCATGGCTGGCATGACTGGTATATCGGGGTAACGGACAGAAACAGCGGTGTCCCCCGATGCATTCAGGATATGACCCACACCTTTGCCTATAACGATATCACCTCAGTATTGGATTCGATCGATGACGACACGGCTTGCGTGATCCTTGA is from Thermodesulfovibrionales bacterium and encodes:
- a CDS encoding ParA family protein, giving the protein MQQVIAIVNHKGGVGKTTSAINIAACWGEMGKRVLVIDLDPQGSASLSFGIDDDGSALLRALQQTSSLPVLSTRAGGVDLVPAGRGLAEARQRFAGYAGRELLMRCLRHTEGSWDFVIADCPPSLGILTMNALKASPHVVIPVEANYLSYVGLMQMMEAVNLFRSENPALSVSAILPCRAQMRRRIHSEFLAKMEELLPGGIGPTVRENVSLAEAPRSGLPAVLYSPHSHGAHDYRQVAQWLLYRIGS
- a CDS encoding undecaprenyl-diphosphate phosphatase — protein: MSIFKIMVLAIVQGAAELLPVSSSAHVIVAEKLMGLDPTRPEMTLLLVMLHTGTMFAVIGFFWRAWKRHFFASRKVFLTSAKFVALATVFTAVAGLSLKLLIEKLFMKDLPHAEIELLFGNLVLISISLATVGILIIIAGWKAHERREAPSALDTRRSIWIGIMQGVCLPFRGFSRSGATISTGLLLGIERARIEEFSFALAVVLTPPVIVREVLRLLKAHHMSPSMSASMMSLFYPSLLGMVLSFGTGILALRWLSDWLERGRWHFFGIYCLCASLAVFLLHVTLFS
- a CDS encoding glycosyltransferase family protein, with the translated sequence MRILGVIQARCGSTRLPGKVMLPLAGKAALVRLVERVLRSALLTHTVVATTTASEDDAILNLCEREGFSCFRGHPSDLLDRHYRTGLAFGADTVVKIPSDCPLIDPKIIDRVVAFYEGNRGSLDFVSNLHPASYPDGNDVEVIPMEVLEAAWKEADKTFEREHTTPFIWDNPERFRIGNVTWETGFDYSMSHRWVLDYREDYQFIERVYDELYPRNPSFDMKEILQLLDEKPHIQEINRRHAGVIWYRHHANELKTIGPAQAAWKAGA
- a CDS encoding 1-deoxy-D-xylulose-5-phosphate synthase N-terminal domain-containing protein, with amino-acid sequence MEGWSVTQRMSNMSTRNAEELRLRKASRKVREHILRMSARGGCFVGSALSCADVLLFLYTNFLNISRETLCDDNRDYLFLSKGHAVPALYAVLAETGVLDPARLHDHLSIADSIYWHPNAAIPGVEFHSGSLGHILPVAAGVAIDCAMRRLSNRVVVILGDGELNEGSIWEALLVAASQGLENLVIVVDRNRFQANCMTEDLVRLEPLAAKFAAFRTSVRTVDGHDFADLARVFRGLPFEKGMPSVVIAATVRGKGLPELEGRVDKWFCNFSSEEAEMLAAKLV
- a CDS encoding transketolase C-terminal domain-containing protein, giving the protein MKSGVKAESYAGCLKDITLEDSRLVVLTAENRAAIREITDSLEGRFIDVGIAEQAMIGIAAGLALRGRIPVVHALAAFLTMRGFEFIRTDIGIPGLPVKLVGGVPGFLSTANGPTHQAIEDIALMRLVPAMQIFCPSDEADMLIGLKTMIDSPAPCYMRYNDLHPVTDHSPAFEIGKAEVISPGEDVMILTYGILLKEAITAREILKTKGISAGVVNMRTLKPVDEELIVEAASRRSLIVALEDHFHSGGLYSIICEILTARRVPGNVMPINLKDRWFRPAPLQDVLFSERFRGEDIAESIAKELEKHAEYARS